In Sphingopyxis sp. 113P3, one DNA window encodes the following:
- a CDS encoding LptA/OstA family protein translates to MNRPTAPRAFGWKSLALAGASFAATSLAILATGGGAPAHAQALANHNSNAPVDFAANVIEVQDRSDRVVISGNVRVTQAGMTLTAQRMTVAYTRSGGTDVNRLDASGGVTVTKGDETAKGNVAIYDLERRLITMVGNVELRQGANRLSGGRMVIDLNSGRATVDGRGAARGPDGNPVQGGTGGRVTGTFTVPQRTTQ, encoded by the coding sequence ATGAACCGCCCAACCGCGCCGCGCGCCTTTGGCTGGAAGAGCCTGGCGCTTGCCGGCGCCAGCTTCGCGGCGACCAGCCTCGCGATCCTCGCCACGGGCGGCGGCGCGCCGGCCCATGCCCAGGCGCTCGCCAATCACAACAGTAATGCGCCCGTGGATTTTGCCGCCAATGTTATCGAGGTGCAGGACCGGTCCGACCGCGTCGTCATCTCGGGCAATGTTCGGGTGACGCAGGCCGGGATGACCCTGACCGCGCAGCGGATGACCGTGGCCTACACCCGTTCGGGCGGCACCGACGTCAATCGGCTCGACGCCTCGGGCGGGGTAACCGTGACCAAGGGTGACGAGACTGCGAAGGGCAATGTCGCGATTTATGATCTGGAGCGGCGGCTGATAACCATGGTCGGCAACGTCGAGCTGCGCCAGGGAGCGAACCGCCTGTCGGGCGGACGGATGGTGATCGACCTCAATTCGGGGCGGGCAACCGTCGACGGGCGCGGCGCCGCCCGTGGGCCCGACGGCAACCCCGTGCAAGGTGGCACCGGCGGGCGGGTGACCGGTACGTTCACCGTACCGCAGCGCACGACTCAATAA